From the Gordonia bronchialis DSM 43247 genome, one window contains:
- a CDS encoding cation diffusion facilitator family transporter yields MGHSHGHGHSHGAASAPGTRRIWPMAVAVGLIGGFFVVELITGILVNSLALIADAGHMLTDVVALVMGLAALLLARHGRTTDARSFGWYRAEVFTAVANAVLLIGVAAFVLYEAVRRIGTYPEVPGLTLIVVALIGLAVNLGVMLLLAADAKESIAVRGAYLEVLADAVGSVGVLIAGIVALTTGWGYADIIVAVLIALWVVPRALRLATDALRILNQQAPAHVDVEALRHDLAELDIVDDVHDLHVWSLTTGMDVATVHLGSSCPNAEVLAAAQGVLSRYGLDHATIQVDPVARQHDCRDELTW; encoded by the coding sequence ATGGGTCATTCGCATGGGCACGGACACTCACACGGCGCGGCGTCGGCGCCGGGAACGCGTCGGATCTGGCCGATGGCGGTTGCCGTCGGGCTGATCGGCGGCTTCTTCGTCGTCGAGCTGATCACCGGCATCCTGGTCAACTCGCTGGCCCTGATCGCCGACGCCGGGCACATGCTGACCGACGTCGTCGCACTGGTGATGGGGCTGGCCGCACTCCTGCTGGCCCGCCATGGCCGCACCACGGATGCGCGCAGCTTCGGCTGGTATCGCGCCGAGGTGTTCACCGCCGTCGCAAACGCGGTCCTGCTGATCGGCGTGGCAGCCTTCGTGTTGTACGAGGCGGTACGGCGCATCGGCACCTACCCGGAAGTGCCCGGGCTGACGCTGATCGTCGTCGCGCTGATCGGCCTGGCCGTCAACCTCGGGGTGATGCTGCTGCTGGCGGCCGACGCCAAGGAATCGATCGCGGTGCGCGGTGCCTATCTGGAGGTGCTCGCCGACGCGGTCGGCAGCGTCGGTGTCCTGATCGCCGGCATCGTCGCACTCACCACCGGCTGGGGATACGCCGACATCATCGTCGCCGTCCTCATCGCCCTGTGGGTGGTGCCGCGCGCGCTGCGACTCGCGACCGACGCCCTGCGCATCCTCAATCAGCAGGCGCCGGCCCACGTCGACGTCGAGGCGCTACGCCATGACCTCGCCGAACTCGACATCGTCGACGACGTGCACGACCTGCACGTGTGGTCACTGACCACCGGCATGGACGTCGCCACGGTGCACCTCGGTAGCAGTTGTCCCAACGCCGAGGTGCTCGCCGCGGCGCAGGGGGTGCTGTCGCGCTACGGCCTCGACCACGCCACCATCCAGGTGGATCCGGTTGCGCGTCAGCATGACTGCCGCGACGAGCTCACCTGGTGA
- a CDS encoding FUSC family protein, with product MTSRLRKYFNTLPAPLRQRIRRLWLSLVPITQCALAAGTAWWVAVQVFDHELPFFAPIAAVISLGLSLSQRWRRSVELVGGVTIGILVGDLFISQVGSGTWQIVVVVALAMAVAVFLDDGPLIPMQAGSSAALVATLLPPGGIAGFHRAIDALIGGVIGILVGALLPVNPASRARRDAAGVLATVRDAARHLAVGLRTGDEKEVFAALEAARGTQGAINTMRSDMRGGREVSRVSPLYWGSRMRIQRISATADPIDNAVRNFRIIARRALGKVQRGEPVRPEMIEIVSDLAGAFEILREMMMADPGEEPDETDATRLLRTIVRKARAELVADADLSETALLAEIRSLLVDLMMVAGMRRASAIATLR from the coding sequence GTGACCAGCCGGCTGCGGAAGTACTTCAACACGCTGCCCGCCCCGTTGCGGCAGCGCATCCGGCGTCTGTGGTTGTCGTTGGTCCCGATCACGCAGTGCGCGCTGGCCGCGGGCACGGCATGGTGGGTGGCCGTGCAGGTGTTCGACCACGAGCTACCGTTCTTCGCGCCCATCGCCGCCGTCATCTCGCTGGGCCTGTCCCTGAGTCAACGGTGGCGACGCTCGGTGGAGCTGGTCGGCGGGGTGACCATCGGCATCCTCGTCGGTGACCTGTTCATCTCCCAGGTCGGGTCGGGAACGTGGCAGATCGTCGTGGTGGTCGCGCTGGCCATGGCAGTCGCGGTGTTCCTCGACGACGGACCGCTCATCCCGATGCAGGCGGGGTCGTCGGCGGCGCTGGTCGCCACGCTGCTCCCGCCCGGCGGTATCGCAGGGTTCCACCGTGCGATCGACGCCCTGATCGGTGGGGTCATCGGAATCCTGGTCGGTGCTCTGCTCCCGGTCAACCCGGCATCGCGGGCCCGACGCGACGCGGCCGGTGTCCTCGCAACGGTGCGCGACGCGGCGCGCCACCTGGCCGTCGGTCTCCGTACCGGCGACGAGAAAGAGGTGTTCGCGGCGCTGGAGGCCGCTCGCGGTACCCAGGGTGCGATCAACACGATGCGTTCGGACATGCGGGGAGGTCGCGAGGTGTCGCGGGTGTCGCCGCTGTACTGGGGTTCGCGGATGCGCATCCAGCGCATCTCGGCCACTGCCGATCCCATCGACAACGCCGTGCGCAACTTCCGCATCATCGCCCGGCGCGCACTGGGGAAGGTGCAGCGCGGCGAGCCGGTTCGGCCGGAGATGATCGAGATCGTGTCCGATCTGGCCGGCGCCTTCGAGATCCTGCGCGAGATGATGATGGCCGATCCCGGCGAGGAACCCGACGAGACCGACGCGACGAGGTTGCTGCGGACCATCGTGCGCAAGGCCCGCGCCGAGCTCGTCGCCGACGCCGATCTCTCCGAGACGGCACTGCTGGCCGAGATCCGGTCACTGCTGGTCGATCTGATGATGGTCGCCGGGATGCGGCGGGCGTCGGCAATCGCCACCCTGCGCTGA
- a CDS encoding DUF3151 domain-containing protein produces MTSFGDLLGPQPVLLTGDDEAESDLLNGAAAATVAAAHPTASIAWAHLAEAALDAAGTGEPDIAKVIEAYAYARTGYHRGLDQLRRHGWKGFGPVPWSHEPNQGFLRAVGALARAAQAIGEEDEYLRCLDLLNDSDPTAAGHLGLV; encoded by the coding sequence GTGACGTCATTCGGAGATCTTCTGGGCCCGCAACCGGTACTACTCACCGGCGACGACGAGGCCGAATCGGACCTGCTCAACGGCGCGGCGGCGGCCACGGTCGCGGCCGCCCATCCGACCGCTTCCATTGCCTGGGCGCACCTGGCCGAGGCCGCGCTGGACGCGGCCGGCACCGGCGAGCCCGACATCGCCAAGGTGATCGAGGCCTACGCCTACGCGCGCACCGGGTATCACCGCGGGCTCGACCAACTGCGTCGACACGGCTGGAAGGGCTTTGGGCCGGTGCCGTGGAGTCATGAGCCCAACCAGGGTTTCCTGCGCGCCGTCGGGGCGCTGGCCCGTGCCGCCCAGGCCATCGGCGAGGAGGACGAATACCTGCGCTGCCTGGATCTCCTCAACGACAGTGATCCGACGGCGGCCGGTCACCTCGGATTGGTGTGA
- a CDS encoding Rv0361 family membrane protein translates to MSRADEPKAAVTKAFAAIRRYGEERRSRRTTGPARPGEHGTARAEDTTSDTPTPTTPSAAETVQFVTPRTPPPPHSSTTDTAADPDGDRREGNDPAVHDPQTDFAPDDTATNDAATTGTDGENTTANGTKKSASSDDAVARPKPKGGRGIDSATQVIRRDDLPAAADLDDLDDIDPLSDSEESDSSEKQSRLGPSDSKTTVIRREDMPDTSELDDLEDIDPLAEDEAAEVDESADAGADESDSTKTAAVATGAAVAAGAGVAVAAAAGDDEKADEDDGAESATAESETTDTETTEPETAESDTAETETADDTGTAESETAESETAEADASEVEADEPADDETADQDSADTESTEEASTAEAEDDETAADETPAEDVVTEADADEAGDTDGSDTDGDEAESDSAPMESEYAESAADTPATAETDTPDAADADTKTAVIERPQATDTTEPDTTEPDTDSDADTTKIVAAAGAAAAASNKTDTTKTGQTDKSAGTDEPESSDTATTVIKRPQVAQTDTKPQPESAPADAPAVSEWSTVAHEPKVIPGTSTKAGEKRNRGRIIAATVAAVVVVVAVVGGIFAFVALREPAPADEAADAANRYISALSSGDLNTLREVTCGREQAFYQSQQPDQYQKIFNAQRDRNELIKFGEIKAVRVDGNTAVVELPVAPGNRPQEQELTTINLQKSGDDWKVCTPQ, encoded by the coding sequence ATGTCGAGAGCCGACGAGCCGAAGGCGGCCGTCACCAAGGCTTTTGCCGCTATCCGGCGCTATGGCGAAGAGCGCCGCAGTCGTCGCACCACGGGTCCCGCACGTCCGGGTGAACACGGTACTGCGCGTGCCGAGGACACCACATCCGACACACCGACGCCCACCACGCCGTCGGCCGCGGAGACGGTGCAGTTCGTCACACCACGGACGCCACCTCCTCCCCACTCATCCACGACCGACACCGCCGCCGATCCGGACGGTGACCGCAGAGAGGGCAACGACCCAGCCGTGCACGATCCCCAGACCGACTTCGCTCCGGACGACACCGCGACAAACGACGCCGCAACAACCGGCACCGACGGCGAGAACACCACCGCCAACGGCACCAAGAAGAGCGCATCGTCCGATGACGCCGTGGCACGCCCGAAGCCCAAGGGCGGCCGGGGCATCGACAGTGCCACCCAGGTGATCCGTCGCGACGATCTACCCGCCGCGGCGGATCTCGACGACCTCGACGACATCGATCCGCTCAGCGATTCCGAGGAAAGCGACAGCTCCGAGAAGCAGTCGCGTCTGGGTCCGAGCGATTCCAAGACGACCGTCATCCGCCGCGAGGACATGCCCGACACGAGTGAACTCGACGATCTCGAGGACATCGATCCCCTCGCCGAGGACGAGGCGGCCGAGGTTGACGAGTCCGCTGACGCCGGTGCCGACGAATCGGATTCGACGAAGACCGCCGCAGTGGCGACCGGGGCGGCCGTGGCCGCCGGTGCCGGTGTCGCCGTCGCAGCGGCTGCGGGTGATGACGAGAAGGCCGACGAGGACGACGGCGCGGAGTCGGCGACCGCCGAGTCCGAGACCACAGATACCGAGACCACAGAGCCCGAGACCGCAGAGTCGGACACCGCAGAAACCGAGACCGCCGACGACACCGGGACTGCCGAATCGGAGACTGCCGAATCGGAGACTGCTGAGGCCGACGCATCGGAGGTCGAGGCGGACGAACCCGCCGACGACGAGACCGCGGACCAGGATTCGGCCGACACGGAGTCCACGGAGGAGGCATCCACCGCGGAGGCCGAGGACGATGAGACTGCGGCTGATGAGACTCCCGCCGAAGACGTCGTAACCGAGGCCGACGCCGACGAGGCCGGTGACACCGACGGCAGTGACACTGACGGCGATGAAGCCGAATCCGATTCCGCCCCAATGGAATCGGAATACGCCGAATCCGCCGCCGACACCCCCGCAACCGCCGAGACAGACACTCCGGACGCCGCCGACGCCGACACGAAGACCGCTGTCATCGAACGCCCTCAGGCGACCGACACCACAGAGCCCGACACCACAGAGCCCGACACCGACAGCGACGCTGACACCACCAAGATCGTGGCCGCAGCAGGTGCCGCAGCCGCAGCGAGCAACAAGACAGACACCACCAAGACAGGCCAGACCGACAAGAGTGCCGGCACCGACGAGCCGGAGTCATCGGACACCGCCACGACGGTCATCAAGCGCCCGCAGGTCGCACAGACCGACACCAAGCCGCAGCCGGAGTCCGCTCCCGCCGACGCGCCGGCGGTTTCCGAGTGGTCGACCGTCGCGCACGAGCCCAAGGTCATCCCGGGAACGTCGACCAAGGCCGGCGAGAAGCGCAATCGCGGCCGGATCATCGCCGCCACCGTCGCGGCCGTGGTGGTCGTCGTCGCGGTGGTCGGCGGCATCTTCGCATTCGTCGCCCTGCGTGAACCGGCCCCGGCCGACGAGGCCGCCGACGCGGCCAACCGGTACATCAGTGCCCTGTCGTCGGGCGACCTGAACACGCTGCGCGAGGTGACCTGCGGCCGTGAGCAGGCCTTCTACCAGAGTCAGCAGCCCGATCAGTACCAGAAGATCTTCAACGCACAGCGCGACCGCAATGAACTGATCAAGTTCGGCGAGATCAAGGCCGTTCGCGTCGACGGGAACACCGCCGTCGTGGAGCTGCCGGTCGCACCCGGTAATCGTCCGCAGGAACAGGAACTCACGACGATCAACCTGCAGAAGTCCGGCGACGACTGGAAGGTCTGCACGCCTCAGTGA
- the fbaA gene encoding class II fructose-bisphosphate aldolase: MPIATPDQYSEMFKKAKEGGYAFPAINCTSSSTINAAIKGFADAGSDGIIQISTGGAEFGSGLGVKDMVTGAVALAEFAHVIAAKYDVTIALHTDHCPKDKLDTYVRPLLAISQERVDAGKDPLFQSHMWDGSAVPLDENLEIAQDLLAKAAAAKIILECEIGVVGGEEDGVEAEINDKLFTTPEDFEKTVDALGTGEKGHYLLAATFGNVHGVYKPGNVKLRPDVLKTGQEVAVKKLGLAEGSKPFDFVFHGGSGSLKSEIEEALSYGVVKMNVDTDTQYAYTRPVAGHMFENYDGVLKVDGEVGNKKTYDPRVWSKKAEASMSERVVEACTDLKSVGKSISA, translated from the coding sequence ATGCCTATTGCCACCCCCGATCAGTATTCCGAGATGTTCAAGAAGGCCAAGGAGGGGGGCTACGCGTTTCCGGCGATCAACTGCACCTCCTCGTCGACGATCAACGCCGCGATCAAGGGTTTCGCGGACGCCGGCAGTGACGGCATCATCCAGATCTCCACGGGTGGCGCCGAATTCGGTTCCGGCCTCGGGGTGAAGGACATGGTGACCGGCGCGGTGGCGCTGGCCGAGTTCGCGCACGTCATCGCCGCCAAGTACGACGTGACGATCGCGCTGCACACCGATCACTGTCCCAAGGACAAGCTCGACACCTACGTGCGTCCGCTGCTCGCCATCTCGCAGGAGCGCGTCGACGCCGGCAAGGACCCGCTGTTCCAGTCGCACATGTGGGACGGCAGCGCCGTGCCCCTCGACGAGAACCTGGAGATCGCCCAGGACCTGCTGGCCAAGGCTGCCGCGGCCAAGATCATCCTCGAGTGCGAGATCGGCGTCGTCGGCGGTGAGGAGGACGGCGTCGAAGCCGAGATCAACGACAAGCTGTTCACCACGCCCGAGGACTTCGAGAAGACCGTCGACGCGCTGGGCACCGGTGAGAAGGGCCACTACCTGCTGGCCGCGACCTTCGGCAACGTGCACGGCGTGTACAAGCCCGGCAACGTCAAGCTGCGTCCCGACGTGCTCAAGACCGGCCAGGAGGTCGCGGTCAAGAAGCTCGGGCTCGCCGAGGGTTCCAAGCCCTTCGACTTCGTCTTCCACGGCGGTTCGGGTTCGCTCAAGAGCGAGATCGAGGAAGCACTGAGCTACGGCGTCGTCAAGATGAACGTCGACACCGACACCCAGTACGCCTACACCCGCCCCGTCGCCGGGCACATGTTCGAGAACTACGACGGTGTGCTGAAGGTGGACGGCGAGGTCGGCAACAAGAAGACCTACGATCCGCGGGTCTGGTCCAAGAAGGCCGAGGCCAGCATGAGTGAGCGCGTCGTCGAGGCGTGCACCGACCTCAAGTCGGTGGGTAAGTCGATCAGCGCCTGA
- a CDS encoding VTT domain-containing protein has protein sequence MTDFAFAANTTNLALLPGFLDPVNLLNSFGTWILAGLLLVVFIESGLLFPLLPGDSLLFTAGLIVAAKSADIEPFAPLWLLLITIPIAAFFGDQVGYLIGNRVGYSLFKPNARVLKERYIIEAHEFFEKHGPITIVLARFVPIVRTYAPLVAGAAKMRYPVFLTYNIVGAVAWGAGVTLLGYFLGQIAFIRDNVDYIFLLIVFVSVLPIISEVGKRIIRSRRTPVEEPLDPAPQSAPTNR, from the coding sequence GTGACAGACTTCGCTTTTGCCGCAAATACGACAAACCTGGCTTTGCTGCCGGGTTTCCTGGATCCGGTCAACCTCCTGAACTCCTTCGGCACCTGGATCCTGGCCGGATTGCTGCTGGTCGTGTTCATCGAGTCGGGACTACTGTTTCCGCTGCTTCCGGGTGACTCGCTGCTGTTCACCGCAGGCCTGATCGTGGCCGCGAAGTCCGCCGACATCGAGCCGTTCGCACCGCTGTGGCTGCTGCTTATCACCATTCCGATTGCCGCCTTCTTCGGCGATCAGGTGGGGTATCTGATCGGCAACCGCGTCGGATACTCGCTGTTCAAACCCAATGCGCGGGTCCTCAAAGAGCGCTACATCATCGAGGCCCACGAGTTCTTCGAGAAGCACGGCCCCATCACCATCGTGCTGGCCAGATTCGTGCCGATCGTGCGGACCTACGCGCCGCTGGTCGCCGGGGCGGCCAAGATGCGCTACCCGGTGTTCCTCACCTACAACATCGTCGGCGCGGTGGCCTGGGGTGCAGGTGTCACGCTGCTCGGCTACTTCCTCGGCCAGATCGCGTTCATCCGCGACAACGTCGACTACATCTTCCTGCTCATCGTGTTCGTATCGGTCCTGCCGATCATCTCCGAGGTGGGCAAACGCATCATCCGGTCGCGCCGCACCCCGGTCGAGGAGCCGCTCGATCCCGCCCCGCAGTCGGCTCCGACGAATCGGTGA
- a CDS encoding DedA family protein has translation MPGFMDPVTLLGYFGGFAFWGLLLVILIESGVLFPVLPGDSLLFVAGMVVAAGGKDGVESFATLWQLLIFIPIAAIIGGQIGYWIGRYVGTSMFKPDARFLKERYLTEAHEFFEKHGPVTIFLARFVPIVRTIAPIVAGAARMKYPVFFIYNVLGAIVWGAGITLLGYWLGRFEIVQKLIEPIFILIVVLSVAPMLIEWYRRRRAAKRLAAMHPDMVSPAEREPKTDTV, from the coding sequence ATGCCGGGTTTCATGGACCCGGTCACCCTGCTCGGATACTTCGGCGGCTTCGCGTTCTGGGGTCTTCTGCTGGTCATTCTGATCGAATCGGGTGTCCTGTTCCCCGTTCTGCCGGGTGACTCTCTGCTGTTCGTCGCGGGCATGGTGGTCGCGGCCGGCGGCAAGGACGGCGTCGAGAGTTTCGCGACGCTGTGGCAACTGCTGATCTTCATCCCGATCGCCGCGATCATCGGCGGGCAGATCGGCTACTGGATCGGCCGTTACGTCGGCACCAGCATGTTCAAACCCGACGCCCGGTTCCTCAAGGAGCGCTATCTCACCGAGGCGCACGAGTTCTTCGAGAAGCACGGACCCGTCACCATCTTCCTGGCGCGTTTCGTGCCCATCGTGCGAACCATCGCACCCATCGTCGCCGGCGCGGCTCGCATGAAGTACCCGGTCTTCTTCATCTACAACGTTCTCGGTGCCATCGTCTGGGGTGCGGGTATCACGCTGCTCGGGTACTGGCTCGGCCGGTTCGAGATCGTGCAGAAGCTCATCGAACCCATCTTCATCCTCATCGTCGTGCTGTCGGTGGCGCCGATGTTGATCGAGTGGTATCGCCGACGCCGCGCGGCCAAACGGCTGGCGGCCATGCATCCCGACATGGTGTCGCCGGCCGAGCGTGAACCCAAGACCGACACGGTCTGA
- a CDS encoding MOSC domain-containing protein, which translates to MRVSALWRYPVKSMAGESADNLDLDRQRPRGDRLWALHDVERDVTVTARRLPGVLLCSARYASQPTIDSGPGNVPPVIITLPDGAEVPSGDPGVHAVLSSALDHDVRLVALPADPKAHRMSWRERVAAARGLTTDLGIRADEQLPKLSDMDPRALLTLTRNATPPGSFVDLCPVHLVTESSLATVGRESDCEVPDARRFRPNILVADAPEGLPEAEWAGSTVALGDSARLHIVMKTVRCVVPSRQHDGLPLEKGLTRAVATVGGRYLGAYADIARTGRITVGDPIRVTGPREPGRLGKAAATARTATLDTLNRLAELPRRGRHPVG; encoded by the coding sequence ATGCGCGTCTCGGCGCTGTGGCGCTACCCGGTGAAGTCGATGGCCGGGGAGTCGGCAGATAACCTCGATCTCGATCGGCAACGCCCTCGTGGCGATCGGCTGTGGGCGCTGCACGACGTGGAACGCGACGTCACCGTCACCGCCCGTCGCCTGCCCGGTGTCCTGCTGTGTTCGGCACGATACGCGTCGCAGCCGACCATCGATTCCGGCCCTGGCAACGTCCCGCCGGTGATCATCACCCTGCCCGACGGAGCCGAGGTGCCCAGCGGCGACCCGGGTGTCCATGCGGTGTTGTCGTCGGCGCTCGATCATGACGTCCGCCTCGTCGCCCTGCCCGCGGACCCCAAAGCCCACCGGATGTCGTGGCGGGAGCGGGTGGCGGCCGCCCGCGGCCTCACCACCGATCTCGGGATCCGCGCCGACGAGCAACTACCCAAACTCTCCGACATGGACCCGCGCGCACTGCTGACACTGACCCGCAACGCCACCCCGCCGGGCAGCTTCGTCGACCTCTGCCCGGTGCATCTGGTCACCGAATCCAGCTTGGCGACCGTCGGTCGCGAGTCCGATTGTGAGGTACCGGATGCGCGGCGCTTCCGCCCCAACATCCTCGTCGCCGACGCCCCCGAGGGACTTCCCGAGGCCGAGTGGGCCGGATCGACCGTTGCCCTCGGCGACAGTGCACGCCTGCACATCGTGATGAAGACCGTTCGCTGCGTGGTCCCGAGCCGCCAACACGACGGCCTACCTCTGGAGAAGGGCCTGACCCGCGCGGTCGCCACCGTCGGCGGTCGCTACCTCGGCGCCTACGCCGACATCGCCCGAACCGGCCGGATCACCGTGGGCGACCCGATCCGCGTGACCGGGCCCCGCGAACCCGGTCGGCTCGGCAAGGCCGCCGCGACCGCCCGGACCGCGACGCTCGACACCCTCAACCGTCTGGCCGAACTCCCCCGCCGAGGCCGCCACCCCGTCGGCTGA
- a CDS encoding TrmH family RNA methyltransferase, whose amino-acid sequence MPDDASEPGPTEWQPATGPKVGVGPWELEHGTPAPTDAHYDPELLAEGDTRNVVDAYRYWTREAIVADLDTRRHPFHVAIENFAHDANIGTVVRTANAFAAAAVHIVGRRRWNRRGAMVTDRYQHLMHHETVSDLLAWARVAGLSVVAVDNTPGARPLETVELPRECVLLFGQEGPGVSDDAQAQADLTVSIAQFGSTRSINAGVAAGIAMHSWVRQHADLGSAW is encoded by the coding sequence TTGCCTGACGACGCGTCCGAACCGGGACCGACCGAGTGGCAGCCGGCCACCGGCCCGAAGGTCGGCGTCGGACCGTGGGAACTCGAGCACGGCACGCCGGCTCCCACCGACGCGCATTACGATCCGGAGCTTCTCGCCGAGGGCGACACCCGCAACGTGGTCGACGCCTACCGGTACTGGACGCGGGAGGCCATCGTCGCCGACCTCGATACCCGCCGCCATCCGTTCCACGTCGCGATCGAGAACTTCGCGCATGACGCCAACATCGGGACCGTGGTGCGCACCGCCAATGCCTTCGCCGCGGCTGCGGTGCACATCGTCGGACGACGACGCTGGAACCGGCGCGGCGCGATGGTCACCGACCGCTATCAGCATCTGATGCATCACGAGACGGTGAGTGATCTCCTCGCGTGGGCGCGCGTGGCGGGGCTGTCGGTGGTGGCCGTCGACAACACCCCGGGCGCGCGGCCGCTGGAGACCGTCGAGCTGCCTCGAGAGTGTGTCCTGCTGTTCGGTCAGGAGGGGCCTGGTGTCAGCGACGATGCGCAGGCGCAGGCCGACCTGACGGTGTCCATCGCGCAGTTCGGATCGACCCGCTCGATCAACGCCGGGGTGGCCGCCGGGATCGCCATGCACAGCTGGGTTCGGCAGCATGCCGATCTCGGGTCGGCTTGGTGA
- the pyrE gene encoding orotate phosphoribosyltransferase: MPATPSSAPSAVPDESARQRLAALVRELAVVHGKVTLSSGKEADYYVDLRRATLHHEASPLIGRLMRELTADWDYDSVGGLTLGADPVATSIMHADGRAIDTFVVRKSAKTHGMQRRIEGPDIAGRRVLVVEDTSTTGASPSTAVEAAREAGATVVGVATVVDRDTGADAVINGLGVPYRSLLGLGDLGLA, translated from the coding sequence ATGCCCGCCACCCCGTCGTCGGCGCCGAGTGCGGTGCCGGACGAATCCGCTCGTCAGCGACTCGCCGCGCTCGTGCGCGAACTGGCCGTCGTGCACGGGAAGGTGACGTTGTCGTCGGGCAAGGAAGCCGACTATTACGTCGACCTCCGGCGGGCCACCCTGCACCACGAGGCGTCGCCGCTCATCGGTCGGCTGATGCGCGAGCTGACCGCCGACTGGGATTACGACTCCGTCGGCGGGCTCACGCTCGGAGCCGATCCGGTCGCGACGTCGATCATGCATGCCGACGGCCGCGCGATCGACACCTTCGTGGTGCGCAAGAGTGCGAAAACCCATGGTATGCAACGGCGAATCGAAGGACCCGACATCGCGGGCCGTCGGGTGCTGGTGGTCGAGGACACCTCCACGACGGGGGCCTCCCCGTCGACCGCCGTCGAGGCGGCACGCGAGGCCGGCGCGACTGTCGTCGGGGTGGCCACCGTGGTCGACCGGGACACCGGGGCCGACGCGGTGATCAACGGGCTCGGGGTGCCCTATCGGTCGTTGCTGGGGCTGGGCGATCTCGGTCTTGCCTGA
- a CDS encoding type III secretion system chaperone family protein encodes MTTIVYFVIAALALAGAVVLLWLDRQRSNVARHQRAVWGDEHDFKFRESDTKLRKVFHRATMNVPDHVAVRDVAFGHYGGVEAVVFDLVDTATVVAVRRAGPSPVVIDLRHEDVLAPIEEDVELLGAMGPRVMFSNNLDVARRVCDRRMVALANKAPAFVEVLWNEGNWALGSMPLTNDVGELNTGLDVVRRFADLLRVLPPMRDPQDTPDPRDPHGPTRAELADEKTDHMRDKERGRRARAAAVPGGDEPTAAAPATVRTPPPDLAKGRAEKTRTDAPRTDSRVEAPRTETPRTEAPRPAAGPTGGARGPRPMPVRRGTERGEAGEDRPNRHRG; translated from the coding sequence ATGACCACCATCGTCTACTTCGTCATAGCTGCACTGGCCCTCGCCGGTGCGGTCGTCCTGCTGTGGCTGGACCGGCAGCGATCGAATGTTGCCCGGCACCAGCGAGCGGTGTGGGGCGATGAGCACGACTTCAAGTTCCGGGAGTCGGATACCAAGCTGCGCAAGGTTTTTCACCGCGCAACCATGAATGTGCCGGATCACGTCGCGGTGCGCGATGTCGCATTCGGGCATTACGGTGGTGTGGAGGCGGTGGTGTTCGACCTGGTCGACACGGCCACCGTCGTCGCCGTTCGACGTGCCGGGCCGTCACCGGTGGTGATCGACCTGCGCCACGAGGACGTCCTCGCCCCGATCGAGGAAGACGTGGAACTCCTCGGTGCGATGGGACCGCGAGTGATGTTCTCCAACAACCTTGACGTGGCCCGCCGGGTGTGCGACCGCCGGATGGTGGCGCTGGCCAACAAGGCGCCGGCCTTTGTCGAGGTGCTGTGGAACGAGGGCAACTGGGCACTGGGCTCCATGCCGCTCACCAACGACGTCGGCGAACTGAACACCGGCCTCGACGTGGTGCGCCGCTTCGCCGACCTGCTGCGGGTGCTCCCGCCGATGCGCGACCCCCAGGACACCCCGGATCCGCGGGACCCACACGGGCCGACGCGCGCCGAGCTGGCCGACGAGAAGACCGATCACATGCGTGACAAAGAGCGTGGGCGTCGCGCCCGCGCCGCGGCCGTTCCGGGTGGTGACGAGCCGACCGCGGCGGCGCCCGCCACGGTCCGCACCCCGCCACCGGACCTGGCAAAGGGGCGCGCCGAGAAGACGCGCACCGACGCGCCGCGGACGGACTCCCGGGTCGAGGCGCCCAGAACCGAGACGCCCAGAACCGAGGCGCCCCGACCGGCGGCGGGTCCGACCGGAGGAGCGCGCGGCCCCCGTCCGATGCCGGTACGGCGCGGCACCGAACGCGGCGAGGCCGGCGAGGACCGACCCAACCGCCACCGGGGCTGA